A window of Plasmodium malariae genome assembly, chromosome: 12 genomic DNA:
gaaaaaaaaatttaaaacaataaataattttgaacATGATTCATTcaaacataaataatgaattaatatatgtaataagtATTTAATTTCGCCTAAAAAATATTGGAAATATTGGTGACaaatgattttaaaaatttttaaacatcTATAAAAAACATCCAtgtgtaaattatattttaatgatattaatactatataaataatttcaaattttaataatttgaaaaattcaaaattctGTAAAAAGtattcaaaattatttaaaaaaacatacaatAAATCCaagcaaaaattaaatggcaaaattaaattatttttattataactcGATAGTATGTCTGTTCTCTTCTCACGGAAATTCACgcatttattttcattaaattctATGTTATTAAAATCATCATCCTCATGCTTTGAGTTTGaacttttcaaaattttcaacaattttctaatatttgaattttttgcGCCACATTTGTTATAACTATTACTGTTTCTGTTGTTGTTGCTGCTTCTACTACTGAtgctattttctttttcatcatttttaaagCTTCCCGTTTTGCAAACTTCTTCCTTAAATACATTCTCCTTCTCCGCCAAGGTACAAACATTGCTACTGTTGTTTACAGTTGTTACATTATTtaaaccatttttttttttgctactTAATGAATTTTGACTATAATTGCAAAAAGCAGAAGGATTTCTGTTTGTGCAATCATCTACAGAATTAtgatctttttctttcttttttttttcactatttTGAATTGATAATTGctcattatttaaataattttttcccaATTTATTAGAATCACACCTTTGTTTAAAGTTCAAATGAATGGTTTTATAATCAtctttgtatttttcttctctAATACTGAATTCGAAATTATCGTTATAagtgttatttttaatatgactTTCCAAATGTTCACAATTATTACTTggatctttttttttatttctatattctTTTTCGTCACTTGCAATACCATATTCGCTTGAATGGGTTATATAATCTGAGTTGTATTTTGTTCGAATATTTACGAAACAACAATAGCACAAGTAATGAATTAATGATATTagcttatatttatttttcctattaCTCCTATTATTTAGatcatttatgtatattaaatcTACAGGACTGTTTGTATTATACTGTAaatcaaaattttcaaaataaaagtttaCACAACTTGAATGATCTTCATCCTTGTCGCTATCACTATCACTGTCATGataatcattattatttattatttttcttttcttctttttgtCTAAATTCgtcttccctttttttttataatcattACATGCATTATAATAAACTAGATTTTCTTTGTTACATACATCAATCAACGAATTTAGCAACTGCTCATACGCAGCACAACATGTCTGATATAAAACATgattattatcatataagGACGTATAATAAATAGCATACAAAATCTTGAGCAgtgtattaatattatctttattatagaattcaatatattttggTGAAAATGCTGCTAAAATGAtctgtaatattttaatcaGAATTTTCTTATCTTCAATAAAAGTCAGGTCAAACAATTTATTTGTgattttttctatttgtttttctatattaatttctttaaaactttttatcATATCTCTATTAtctattatgtataatatgtaaaacaCAACACGTTGAACtattaataaacaaatacaaataattttatggCTATTAATATTAACGCCTATATTCACAATTTCAATTATTTCATCTATGGGGAATTCAAAactatttaataaatgatttttattacattttattatactattgtaattttttatttttataataaatatttcagttttctcttttatacatattttttttttttttgtttcaataattaataattttaaatcatTTTCTAATTCTTCTAACACCGGTAGTGGATCCATGcttggaaattttttttgcacatGCTTATTTGGAAGGTATGTTctatttctcttttattaccctattttgtatatttatttgattCTTCCTCTATGATGTTTTATAACTCTCTCGCTGCGGTTATTTATGTGCCTCTCTCGCTACGTTTATATACCTGCTTTTTTCACAATACCTCCCCCTTCTGTTCTTACTGCTATTCCACTTTTTATTGAACTACCTTTCTTTGTTTCTCTGGTTAATATCAATATGTTCTTCAGTTATTTAACGTTTTATTTCATCATAATTATGtcgttttaattatatatattttatgttatactTCATTCTGACTTTTTACTCCATTCGGGAAGCAAAAATGAGTAATATTCttcataagaaaaataaacaaacatttaaaatatatattttttacaaattaataGGTACAAAAATgacaaataaagaaaaaagaaaaaaatatagcaaaaacAGATATggataaattgaaaaatattgaaaaatcaaaaaacaGTATATAGTACAAAATGGGAGATTAATAAAAGTGAAGAaatgtaaatacatatatatgtacagtACATATAAATTCGTACGAACacaaatgttttttattgCAAAAGactaaaaaaagaatatcataaaatataatatatatgtgctaaAGGCGAAAATTCAAACAAGGaatgtaaattatttgaGGGGGAGGGGAACCTATATGTCTGTATTTTCTTAtgaattactttttattcatgtaggtaatataaaatatatatatgaaacaaataacaacataacatgaaaatatataatagattgaatttaaaaaaaaaaacagataaGTAGCAAAAGATTTCTTAATTATGcgctaatatatttatttaaatttgttacagaagataaaaaacatattgaagaaaaaaaaaaaaaaaaaaaaatcagaattggaaaatattaatgtcatttaaaaattctcAGTTTAAAGTTAGAAcgttttaaattattaagaaCAATAAGAGgagtaaaattaatttttttaaaacacacttattattatatccctttctattttttttttttttaacgatatttattttctaacTTTACGGTGtgtatacattaatataatataataataaaaattaccaCGTTTTGTAGTTTTCGAGTAACAAACTTTTCtgatatttttacttttacacAATGCAGaaatatacgtatttatatatatatatatatatatatatatacatactcttatgcatacgtatatgtatatgtatgaatatatttcgTCACTatcatcatttattttttaatcatatgcacatatatgtaaacgattgcttaaataaatgtatattaaatgtactcataaaaatgtatataaacatatatatatgcacgaatacgtatttgtatatatattgttctttttatactgaaaatttttaattaacaaaTATAGCGAATTACACAATTTTTGCCGTATATTTGCAAAAGCATAATTATGAcaatgttttaaattttagctttttatttttcatttttactttGTATCATTTTACTTGTTGTCCtttgttttcttcttttattattctttttggAAGTGTAAACCTTTTTGGGTTTTCCATGgttttctaaaatataaatttatagttatttttccttaacaaaaaagagcagactgaaaaaataaaatcatttagaacaaatatatggaatactatttttattagaacAAAAACATGAAGTTAAAACACAATTTAAAtacaatttaattaaaatgtaattacaatataattacaatataattacaatatttttaaaaaaaaaagtacattatgtaatattataaaaccaCTGATTGAAATTCTTGatacaagaaaaataaaagcaaatgAGAAAtcatatatcttttaaaattatagtaCATGTTAACTcttttacatacatatatatatatggagagaaagaaaaagagaggaagaaaaaaaaaaaaaaaaaaacatgaatTTGAATCCCTTTTATACTAGTAGACACTtcagaacaaaaaatttggaatatatatatataaccaaaaaatagaatacaacttttattttttgttttagtaagaatttgaaaaaaggaaaaataataattttgttttatttttttttataaatttaggataatatatttattgttattttttttattttaacttttcattATGACTTactaattcaatttttttatataatctaTACCACATTTGgaatttatttgtttctcCGATtcaaagaaaatttaaagataaaaagaaaaattaggAGGAAAAAGTTGATGTGTTTTAACAGTATATTTAACAGAAGAAGATATAGTATATGTGCacaaacatacatgtatatatgtatatatatatatattggcATGTAGAAATGCGCGCATGTTATTCTGTTATTTTCtctataaaatacattttaatccTTCTTAATGattgaaaaagaataaaaaaagaaaaaaaaaagagacaAGATAAAAGATAACAATGAAAATTGAGAAAGTTGATCCGTTTCATGAGGCAAAAcagtatgaaaaaaaaaaaaatgacttaaaatttgtatatattcaaGATTTATTTCGTAAAACAGATGTAATAATACTTATGCACATATTTGTATTGTGAGCTAATCCTATTTGcagttaaatatattaatcaaAACATTGATTCATTTAAGTGTACAAGTATTAATAAGGGTATTGAAGTATAAAtgcaaatttattaaaatttatgttaatatCTGTATGTTAATATCAATTACATGAAAACAATACATTGACCCTTTTTAGCGAAGTTGATATCTCAGTAAGTAAGCTGCAGAGTTTATACAATAACTGGAATAGTATGCCTGACAAGAATTccatgtaaaatatttttcttatttcgtaatttattattacatattttcaaACGAATTCCCCTCCTTATTTCTTTTACAAGCCAAGcatgtttttaaataatgttttaattcattttacaCATGTCCATACATAAATAGAACATATGCGCaatgtatatacacaatGTACATAGCATACACACGACGTATTCACAAACGTACACACTAACGAATATTCAAAAATGCACGCTTGCTTTCATTTCAGCTTAGCaaaagagaaatattttttgataaaagaagaaataaaatacttgAATGAAGATCTAGATGACTTGGATAATTCTGTTAATGTTGTCaagaaaaattcatataaatttaatattggATCTGAAGAACTTGAAAGCAGATCACAatccataaaaaaaattcgtaCCATTCTGGGTGATATAACCAGTAATTTAACCTATAAGGTTaataaaggataaaaaaaatgcaagacaacaataaataaatacacacAAATTTAATTCgcacatataaattttttcaatctttttgtttttatcacAGGTTTTAAGTTCAAATACTTATATGAATGGTGACTATGACgatgtaatttatattaagagattaaaaaaatgataaaattaaacaatGAATGAGAGGAACATTTATACGCATGTCATCTCAGTGAATATTGAACAaggcctttttttttttttcacacaTTTATCAACACACCAAAAGAcgaaaattaatattttacgataatatatatatattcgctCATTTATCCGCAGGTCGTACAGAAAAGACAAGATGACGACCTAGATGAATTAGCAGAATCCGCAGAAAGGCTGCACAATGCTGCAATCACAATCAACACAGAATTAAAGGATCAACAAAAGTTAGtacatttacaaaaaaataaaaaataaataaataaatgttccTATTCATCAGTTCATTCCAGctcttattcttttttttttattcttcctcattttttattaatatagaCTACTTGACGAACTAGAGAACGAAATGGATAATTCAAGTtagttaaatgaaaaaacaaaattttaaatattttttgtgtgtatacaataattttcgctcaatatatacataaaatgcACTTTGCATTtttgattatatattttttattttacttttatagatgaaaaaatgaattttgtAACAAGGAAGATCTCGGATTACCTAAAAACAAATAGTcagagaaatataaaatgaactattaagaatattaataacaaattatctataaaaaatgttttaagaGATACTATTATCTTAACTGTATATGAAACAGTACAACATAGGTATTTTTTTCCTACAAATTGAATCGAATTAAAGTATTGCtttactttatataattttttttttttttcttacctcttttttttttttttagattcaAAGGttttatcattaataatatatctaacacttatctctttttttttattaattgtgCTTGTAGTTTCGTAATAGTAATACCgacaagaagaaaaataaaaataaaataa
This region includes:
- the PmUG01_12064500 gene encoding SNARE protein, putative: MKIEKVDPFHEAKHEVDISVSKLQSLYNNWNSMPDKNSILAKEKYFLIKEEIKYLNEDLDDLDNSVNVVKKNSYKFNIGSEELESRSQSIKKIRTILGDITSNLTYKVLSSNTYMNGDYDDVVQKRQDDDLDELAESAERLHNAAITINTELKDQQKLLDELENEMDNSNEKMNFVTRKISDYLKTNNSKVLSLIIYLTLISFFLLIVLVVS